CGAGTTGCAGCATAGGTGAATAATCCAAATATTCTACCTGAAGAATATTGCGATCATCTTTTTCCGATTTTGGTGCCTCCACAGTATTTGTCAAATGAAATCAATTACACCTActgcacaaaatttaattgatctgCCTTACAACCCCAGCCCAAACATGCAACATACATAAATAATCGAAAATTTTTCCCTAAGAAATTGCGACAAATTTCGTTCGATTTAGGTGTCTCCAAATTGATTCTCAACCACGATCGTCAAAccctaatttatatttttcatacatAAGACATAATTGGTTTAATCAGATGAATTTTGTGCAACTGGCATCAACGGTTCCCGGTTTATTCCTCATTTATCAACCATTTAATTTCAACCTTtagattcatttaatttacatCAAACGACAGTTTAGAATGGAGACAAAACGTGTGGTATGTTACAACTGTTGCAACATAGGTGGATCCAAGTGATATATCTTTACCGGTTCCAGCCCATTGCCATCTCCAAATCGCAGGGACTCGTATGAAAATACCTACAAAGTAATGTAATTaactgaaatttaattaaataaaatatcatacaCCAGATGTCATCAAAAgactgaaaatataaaaaatttagaagataagctttttaatattacacacagttctttcttcttccttgCCAAGTGCCAAACGCCAACACCCAGAAGCTATCTCCTTCCTCACTGAGTTCATCATGCCCTCCATAACAACCACCATCGCACTCAAACCCATTTCCCCTTTCACTCACAACAACCTCTTCTCCTTAAACCCACCTCCATTTTCACCTCACAGACCTATTCTCAAACCCATTTCAGCCATTATCATCCCACCTTCTTCATCCTCCCAACAGTACCAACAGCAGCAACTCTACCAGCCCTTCAGGCCTCCCCCTTCTCCTCTCCCGCCCAAGTTTCGCAACCTCGACGTCGCCGGCCGCATCGACGTCCTCGCCAATAGCCTCGGCCTTTGGTACGAATACGCCCCCTTAATCTCCTCCCTCTATCAAGAAGGCTTCTCCCCAACCACCATTGAAGAAGCCACTGGCATCTCCGGCGTCGAACAGAACCGTTTGGTCGTCGCAGCTCAGGTTAGAGACTCTCTGGTCCAATCCAAGACTGACCCAGatgttctttctttctttgacaCCGGTGGGGCCGAGCTGTTGTACGAGATTAGGCTTTTAAGCGCCTCTCAACGTGCTGCTGCTGCTAAGTATGCTGTTGAGAACAAGCTTGACTCTCAGGGATGCCGGGACTTGGCTCGTGCTGTTAAGGATTTCCCTCGTAGGAAAGGAGACACTGCCTGGGGTAAGTTTAATTATGTGCTTCCTGGTGATTGTTTGTCGTTTATGTACTATAGGCAAAGTAAGGAGTATAAGAATCCATCGGAAGAGAGGACTGCTGCTTTGCAGCTGGCATTAGATGTGGTGGAATCCGAGGATGCTAAGAATGTAATAACTAGAGAGTTGGAGGGTGGTAGAGCGGGGAAAGATAGTACAGGAGATGAATTGGTTGATGTGGTAAAGGTTCCTGTGGTGAGGTTAAAGATTGGAGAGGTTAGCGAAGCTACCACTGTTGTTGTTTTGCCGGTTTGTAGGGCAGAGGAGAAGGAAAAGAATGTTTTAGAGGCGCCGTGGGAGTGTAAGAGTGAGGGGGATTTTGGGGTTGTGGTGGCGGAGAAGGGTTGGACGAGGTGGGTGGTGTTGCCCGGGTGGGAGCCTGTTGTGGGTTTACGGAATGGGGGTGTTGTAGTGGCTTTTAGTGATGCGAGAGTGTTGCCTTGGAGGGCGAATAGGTGGTATTATGAGGAGGCTATTTTAGTGGTGGCTGATAGGAGCAGGAAGGAGGTGGCAGCAGATGATGGGTTTTATTTGGTGGTGGGTGATGGTGGTGAGTTGAAGGTAGAGAGAGGGTCAATGTTAAAGGAAAGAGGGGTGGAGGAGAGTTTGGGGACTGTGGCATTGGTGGTTAGGCCACCTAAAGAAGAGACAGATGATCAAATTGCTGATGAAGATTGGGACTGATGCAATCATGAATTTGATTAGAAATGCAGATTGATACTtgttatttagaaattttaataatggcGAAAAATTGAAGATTGGAGTTGTATGGGCTTTGTTTCAAGGCTGTGTGGCAGTATTTTTGCTACCTGTTTTGCTGCTGGATAATGACTATTGTTTAACAAGTGATCTTGTTGTAGTACTCTAATTCTATTTGTGCACTAGGAGGCTGCTCGATTTTTGTTCTATCTGCAGGTTGTATTAtatgaaaaagttaaaagaatttgCTGTGCATTCTTTTCCCTCTAGAATTGCCGTCTATGTTGTGCATATGTGTTGATAATCAGATTCtgataaaaaaaggaaatgcaGCATACTAAACTTTCTATATGCTAATATGACagtgcaattttttttccttatgtTTCGATGTCTTCAGTAGAGGATTGAAGGGGAAAAGGTGAATTGTTTTCGCTAATATTCTTAATCTCTTGAAGAACATTTTAACATGAGAATTTTGTGCTTGACACTTTCTTTGAATGAGCAAATATTTGAATTGTCTGAATCCAAAAGTTGCATGCAGCCTAGTTATTCAGGAAGTACTTTGAATTCTTTGCTTTCCTTTTGCCCACTTTCTGCAAGAAGCCCGAGCATACCTGCAAAATGGGGGAGCAACCGGGGATAATTGTCTTATTTGGCTAAATAGTCTGTGTAAGTATTTTCTTATCCTGAGGAAGTGTCACAGTTTCCAGTGAGTGACTCGGGCGTTTTTGTCACTAGTTgtagaaaatatttatcatatacAATTCAGGACAAGATGATTGTAGAAAACATAGATATTTTGGGTTTCTAATGAGAGAATTGTATTAATTCTGCAACAGTATAGTGAGTGCTTTCCTTATGTTTAGGCGAGGCATAGATTATCAGCATCAGATTTTTTATCGAGAATGTTTCTATTTGTAATTCTGTGAAGCCAACTTGTTTGTAAAGAATCTATTCCTTTGGCCATCCGCACGGTAAAGTAGCCTGCTTCATCCCATttatctcttttgtttttttattattttccttcttcttcttcccctTTTTCAGTGGAGAACCTCGCAAGAGCTGCATAAATGAAAGGCAAAAGGAAagatataatttcaaatattttatagtattagtttatttattatctttaaCCAATGTCTCCATCTTAGAGCATCTGAGCAATTCTATGTCTTTTATGATCGTGCaagttaaattaatgttaCAAAATATAGCATCGTGGTTTGGATAtcttttaacaataaaatgaattttgacatatttttatttaataaaatattttaagtttagtGGTAAGAGTGTTATTTAATAGTTTCGGAGACTTGGTTTAAATCTCAATAgtcacataattttattttttagaactTTTGTGGAAattacttagaaaaataaggaTAGTTTCATAAATGTGGCCACAATTAGTttcatcatttaaaataaataatttgctactattattttttaaaatttaaaagaatgtaATAGAATTTGACTTTTGAGACTTTTGAGACTTTAAATATATTCAAGagaacaataaaaacaaaaaattaagcactccaaattaaattaaaactttttgaatTAAGCCTCCTAATTTAAACGTTTGGATCCATTATTGGCCAACTTGTTCATTTACTCATCATATAATGGCCACTGTGCTTACTAGGTCATCTTCAAATTAAGTTCTTTCATAATGCATTTCCAATACTTTTAtgatgtgtgttttatttgaaaagctaacaacaataatatagAGAGTATTATTTAGAAAGCACTTTTAATTAAGGTCTAATTTTTTCCCTATATTCTAGTGATATGAATAATAGGGAGAATGTATGTTTCATCCCTAATAGATATCATATTTAACAATTACATCTctattagatttttatttaccCATTTCATCTTTCTTGTTAAGAGATAACAGAGTTAATTGTGAAACTAAAGGCAAAACAATCATTCAAGagttagatattttaaaatttaaattaaaacataactGAAGTCATTGGGATtaggaaaaaatgaaaaaaagtatGCGCTCTTTTGGTAATTACATAggactaatttttttcatcttctatttaattttgacacATGCTACTtagaaatttcataaaatcctCCGAGAAGAGGtggaataataaatgaataaaaaattgttaactTTATGTGTTTTCTCTTAATGAAaaggataaaactaataataaaaaatctaataaaaatataagcaataaatataacatctatcaagaataaaatatatattcttctcGAATAATATTGGATAATTTGAGTAAATATAGTATTTACatatccaaataaaaataatagaaaggGGAGTGGTGTTGGTGGTGTAGTGCttgtttataatatttacataTCAAATGTTTTGGAGGTTGTTGGGGTCTCAAAAAGAGAGCCTGGCTATCTTTGGTTGCCATTTGGCAATCAAAGacctttcttttaaaaaacattggaaaaaaggaaaataaaaatgaaaatttttaaataaaatgttaaaaaatagtaatgtacaatataattacaagtaaaaaaaaaaatagtattacCATGTTGCATGTTGTATGTGGTAAGTTGTAGATTTCATGTAAAATGTTGCATGTTTCATGTATTACATCCattgtttcatgtttgacgtttttgttttatgtttcacaTCTAATGTTGCATGTCTTgaataaagacaaaaatttagaatattccAATATTCCCgtttgtttcatgtttgacgtcaatgttgtattttgacattaattgtTGCATGTTTGACATAACATGTTGCAAGTTATCTTGGTTCTCATGTTTAACCTCAattgtttcatgttttatgttgtTGCAAGTTTTATGTGACTTAATTACATGTGAATCGCATGTTACGTTTTTTACGTTTCATGTTACATTTTTGACCTCATGCGCTGCATATTTCATGTCATATGCAACATgtcttgaataaaataaaaaaaaataatattcttgcCCGTTTCATATTTGACGTCAATGTTTCATACTTTATATGATAGGTTGTATATTTGACTTGAAATGTTGCATGTTGCATATTTTACATAAGTTGTT
This window of the Citrus sinensis cultivar Valencia sweet orange chromosome 8, DVS_A1.0, whole genome shotgun sequence genome carries:
- the LOC102614377 gene encoding rubisco accumulation factor 1.1, chloroplastic produces the protein MPSITTTIALKPISPFTHNNLFSLNPPPFSPHRPILKPISAIIIPPSSSSQQYQQQQLYQPFRPPPSPLPPKFRNLDVAGRIDVLANSLGLWYEYAPLISSLYQEGFSPTTIEEATGISGVEQNRLVVAAQVRDSLVQSKTDPDVLSFFDTGGAELLYEIRLLSASQRAAAAKYAVENKLDSQGCRDLARAVKDFPRRKGDTAWGKFNYVLPGDCLSFMYYRQSKEYKNPSEERTAALQLALDVVESEDAKNVITRELEGGRAGKDSTGDELVDVVKVPVVRLKIGEVSEATTVVVLPVCRAEEKEKNVLEAPWECKSEGDFGVVVAEKGWTRWVVLPGWEPVVGLRNGGVVVAFSDARVLPWRANRWYYEEAILVVADRSRKEVAADDGFYLVVGDGGELKVERGSMLKERGVEESLGTVALVVRPPKEETDDQIADEDWD